One genomic window of Undibacterium cyanobacteriorum includes the following:
- the mnmE gene encoding tRNA uridine-5-carboxymethylaminomethyl(34) synthesis GTPase MnmE, with product MTHHYDSTPIVAIATAPGRGGIGVVRISGKDLSGITRALFGETALKPRHATYLDFKQADGSVIDQGLAIAFKAPHSYTGEDVLELQGHGGPVVMQMLLQRCLEAGKEEGLRLAQPGEFTQRAFMNDKLDLAQAEAVSDLIEASTEAAAKSASQSMSGAFSKVIHALVEKVVHLRMLVEATLDFPEEEIDFLEKSDARGQLAAIQEALRAVFEQAAQGALLREGLNVVLAGQPNVGKSSLLNALAGDDIAIVTPIAGTTRDKVTETIHIEGIPLNIIDTAGIRHDHDEIVDETLSPKIDAVERIGIERTWAEVHKADVILHLLDASRGPTRADEEIAAQFPDDVPVICVWTKIDLSGHHASVDTINDLTQVYLSAQEHLGMDLLRKELLRIAGWQQTGESLYLARERHLIALKHAHEHLQQAAEYAAQNDQSLDLFAEELRLTQDRLNSITGEFTSDDLLGVIFSRFCIGK from the coding sequence ATGACACATCACTACGACAGCACTCCCATTGTTGCCATCGCCACCGCTCCAGGACGTGGCGGGATTGGCGTTGTGCGCATTTCCGGTAAAGACCTCAGCGGCATCACCCGCGCCCTCTTTGGCGAAACCGCACTCAAACCACGGCACGCGACCTATCTCGATTTCAAACAAGCCGATGGTAGCGTCATCGATCAGGGCTTGGCGATCGCCTTCAAAGCGCCGCATTCTTACACTGGCGAAGATGTCTTGGAGTTGCAGGGCCATGGCGGCCCGGTCGTGATGCAGATGTTATTGCAGCGCTGTTTAGAGGCCGGCAAAGAAGAGGGTTTGCGATTGGCGCAACCGGGCGAATTTACCCAACGCGCCTTCATGAATGACAAGCTCGACTTGGCGCAAGCTGAAGCTGTCTCTGACTTGATCGAAGCCTCGACCGAAGCGGCAGCAAAGTCCGCTTCACAATCGATGTCGGGCGCCTTCTCCAAAGTGATTCATGCACTGGTTGAGAAAGTGGTCCACCTGCGCATGTTGGTAGAAGCGACCTTAGATTTTCCCGAAGAAGAAATCGACTTCTTAGAAAAGTCCGACGCCCGTGGTCAACTCGCTGCGATTCAAGAAGCCTTACGTGCCGTTTTCGAACAAGCCGCGCAAGGTGCTTTATTGCGCGAAGGTTTGAACGTGGTCTTGGCCGGTCAACCGAATGTGGGTAAGTCGTCTTTATTGAATGCTTTAGCGGGCGATGATATTGCGATCGTCACCCCAATCGCTGGTACCACACGCGACAAAGTCACCGAAACCATCCATATCGAAGGGATTCCACTCAATATCATCGATACCGCGGGGATACGCCACGATCACGATGAAATCGTCGATGAGACTTTAAGTCCGAAGATCGATGCGGTGGAACGCATTGGCATAGAACGTACCTGGGCTGAAGTGCATAAGGCCGACGTGATTTTGCATTTGCTCGACGCCAGCCGTGGCCCAACTCGCGCCGATGAAGAAATCGCCGCGCAATTCCCTGATGATGTCCCTGTGATTTGCGTCTGGACCAAAATCGATCTGTCTGGTCATCATGCTAGCGTCGATACGATCAACGATTTGACGCAAGTGTATTTGTCAGCGCAAGAACATCTGGGCATGGATTTGTTGCGCAAAGAATTGCTGCGCATCGCGGGTTGGCAGCAAACAGGCGAATCTTTGTATTTGGCACGCGAACGCCATCTGATCGCACTCAAACACGCTCACGAACATTTACAGCAAGCAGCCGAATATGCGGCACAAAACGATCAATCACTCGACCTGTTCGCCGAAGAACTGCGCCTCACACAAGATCGACTCAATAGCATCACCGGTGAATTTACTTCCGATGATTTACTCGGCGTGATCTTCTCGCGTTTTTGTATTGGGAAGTAG
- the yidD gene encoding membrane protein insertion efficiency factor YidD, with product MKALLLLLLRGYKLAISPMLGQNCRFYPSCSEYAAEAIREYGALRGSWMAGKRLCKCHPWHPGGVDLVPCKHHQHDGHEKDGVAPTSDSGTPQSLPSTSSKSAGSHQFE from the coding sequence ATGAAAGCCTTACTTTTACTGTTACTACGTGGGTATAAATTAGCAATTAGTCCGATGTTAGGGCAAAATTGCCGTTTTTATCCGAGTTGTTCTGAATATGCCGCCGAAGCAATACGCGAATACGGCGCATTGCGTGGTTCGTGGATGGCTGGCAAACGCTTATGCAAATGCCACCCGTGGCACCCTGGTGGTGTCGATCTCGTCCCTTGCAAACATCATCAACACGATGGGCATGAAAAAGATGGTGTCGCCCCCACATCGGATTCTGGCACACCGCAATCGCTTCCAAGCACGAGTTCAAAGTCGGCTGGGTCGCATCAGTTCGAATAG
- a CDS encoding FHA domain-containing protein, translating into MSAPFFVEVLSRNGEVEQRHQVAELPIRLGRAYDNDVILDDEHVAARHAVVDENEEGSLQIRDLGSRNGMRYQGRRQEQLELTGHTIVRLGQTHIRVRRSNFEVEPEALDTSNYQWEGWRPALVGALMITGLTASTTWITQTDGFNLIVYLQAVISVLLATVLWSGIWAAANRIFGRSPRFGRHLFVVACAMVGLQLWYILAAGIGFMFSWEWLSRYSSHIEILVLAIAIYFHLSTIKRRYTRGLLMITLFCASIGSGLVLMTHQKNTGMLGDELYMGDLFAPGLHVARDDDVDHFVQSADKLKAQIDRERSRAIPSAELEADED; encoded by the coding sequence ATGAGTGCGCCATTCTTTGTAGAAGTCTTAAGCCGCAACGGCGAAGTCGAGCAACGCCATCAAGTTGCGGAACTACCGATCCGTTTGGGACGAGCCTATGACAACGATGTCATTTTGGATGATGAACATGTCGCGGCGCGACATGCTGTGGTCGATGAAAATGAAGAAGGTAGTTTGCAAATTCGCGATCTTGGAAGCCGTAATGGCATGCGTTATCAGGGGCGTCGTCAAGAGCAATTGGAGCTGACAGGGCACACCATCGTGCGCTTGGGGCAAACTCATATTCGCGTGCGTCGTTCGAATTTTGAAGTGGAGCCTGAAGCGCTCGACACCAGTAATTATCAATGGGAAGGATGGCGTCCAGCCTTGGTTGGCGCGCTGATGATCACGGGCTTAACCGCCTCCACGACTTGGATTACGCAGACCGATGGATTCAATTTAATCGTGTATTTGCAGGCAGTGATTTCAGTGCTATTGGCGACCGTTTTGTGGAGTGGCATTTGGGCCGCCGCGAATCGTATTTTCGGACGCAGTCCACGCTTTGGTCGTCACTTATTTGTGGTGGCATGTGCCATGGTGGGTTTGCAATTGTGGTACATCTTGGCAGCGGGGATCGGCTTCATGTTTTCGTGGGAATGGCTATCGCGTTACAGCAGCCATATCGAAATCTTAGTATTGGCCATCGCGATTTATTTCCACCTCAGTACCATCAAACGTCGTTATACACGGGGCTTGTTGATGATCACTCTGTTCTGTGCCTCGATAGGCTCAGGACTCGTGTTGATGACGCATCAAAAGAATACCGGTATGCTCGGTGACGAATTGTATATGGGCGATTTATTCGCGCCCGGTTTGCATGTGGCGCGTGATGACGATGTGGATCATTTTGTGCAGAGTGCTGACAAACTTAAGGCGCAAATTGACCGTGAACGTAGTCGCGCAATACCGAGTGCTGAACTTGAAGCGGATGAAGATTAA
- a CDS encoding S1 family peptidase: MHQLSIHMMSEKYSQTLTWCACLLLSIVASSVALPSFAQKQSEQDSARQTTGESVLPQPSSAAQKLYSVAKNDLLQIRVLVKNGRTQSSVGSGFFVDDSDLVVTNYHVVSQIALEPEVYIGEFVDTNDQRGTVELLAVDVLHDLAVVRVSRKGKGFFKIPSNANQLAPLSQGQYLYSLGNPLDLGFAISEGAYNGVIGRSFYDQFMFTGPINAGMSGGPNVNSAGALAGVNVAKRTDGELVSFLVPARYVVDLINRVKTQKQVPSSFSQEVGRQLLTHQNFMIDKLLENNLSSKLLGRYLVPVRESDQMRCWGSSNTKEETAYSEDKMNCAMESSLFVSGKLQTGLVAMTHTLLQSKKLDALRFSRLISERFKNQIYASTRQASVTAPACIEDFIKNEGVSMRAVVCTRAYRKFPELYDFIVISSSLDQSKEVLQSRLDVRGVSYQNGLRATRVFLKGISMSPITAGIAVDVNTSKGEAK, translated from the coding sequence TTGCACCAACTTTCTATTCACATGATGTCTGAAAAATATTCTCAAACCCTAACGTGGTGTGCCTGCTTGTTATTGAGCATCGTGGCGAGTTCGGTCGCACTTCCCTCCTTCGCACAGAAACAAAGCGAGCAAGATAGTGCGCGTCAGACCACTGGCGAATCGGTATTGCCGCAACCCTCTTCAGCGGCGCAGAAGCTGTATAGCGTGGCCAAGAATGATTTATTGCAGATTCGCGTACTGGTGAAAAATGGGCGCACGCAATCCTCGGTTGGCTCAGGCTTCTTCGTCGATGACAGCGATTTAGTAGTGACGAATTATCACGTGGTGTCGCAGATTGCTCTTGAGCCCGAGGTTTACATCGGTGAATTTGTCGACACCAATGATCAGCGTGGTACGGTCGAATTATTGGCGGTCGATGTTCTACATGATTTGGCAGTGGTCCGCGTGAGTCGCAAGGGTAAAGGTTTTTTTAAGATTCCGAGCAACGCCAATCAACTGGCACCTTTGTCGCAAGGACAGTATCTGTATTCTTTAGGTAACCCGCTCGATTTGGGATTCGCGATTTCGGAAGGTGCCTACAATGGTGTAATCGGGCGTTCGTTTTATGATCAATTTATGTTCACTGGGCCGATTAATGCCGGCATGAGTGGCGGTCCCAACGTCAATAGTGCAGGCGCTTTAGCGGGAGTCAATGTGGCGAAGCGAACCGACGGAGAATTGGTGAGCTTCTTGGTGCCGGCTCGTTATGTGGTCGATTTGATTAATCGTGTGAAGACACAGAAGCAGGTGCCAAGTTCATTTAGCCAAGAAGTGGGACGTCAATTACTGACGCATCAAAACTTCATGATCGATAAGTTACTTGAAAATAATTTGAGTTCTAAATTACTGGGACGTTATTTGGTGCCTGTACGTGAGTCCGATCAGATGCGCTGCTGGGGTAGCTCGAATACGAAAGAAGAAACCGCCTACTCCGAAGACAAAATGAACTGCGCCATGGAATCTTCGCTCTTTGTGTCGGGCAAATTGCAGACTGGTTTGGTCGCGATGACGCACACTTTGTTGCAATCGAAAAAACTGGATGCCTTGCGCTTCTCGCGTTTGATTAGCGAACGATTTAAGAATCAAATTTACGCAAGCACGCGTCAAGCTAGTGTCACTGCGCCAGCTTGTATAGAGGATTTTATCAAGAATGAAGGCGTCTCGATGCGAGCGGTTGTGTGCACCCGCGCCTATCGTAAATTTCCAGAACTGTATGATTTCATCGTGATCAGCAGCAGCCTTGATCAATCGAAGGAAGTCCTGCAAAGTCGACTCGATGTGCGCGGTGTTTCGTATCAAAATGGTTTGCGAGCAACGCGGGTGTTCTTGAAGGGCATTAGCATGAGCCCGATTACCGCGGGCATTGCGGTTGACGTCAACACTAGCAAAGGAGAGGCAAAATGA
- a CDS encoding antibiotic biosynthesis monooxygenase family protein: MITVIFEVQTKPGQQDLYLRIAAELKEQLSKIDGFISIERFQSLSMPDKLLSLSFWRDEAAVIAWRNLEMHRAAQAQGRASIFQDYRIRVASVMRDYGMQERVEAPHDSVHFHGGTA, translated from the coding sequence ATGATTACCGTCATCTTTGAAGTACAAACTAAACCCGGCCAGCAAGATCTGTATCTGCGAATCGCGGCGGAATTGAAAGAACAATTGAGTAAGATCGATGGCTTCATTTCGATCGAGCGTTTTCAAAGTTTGAGTATGCCCGATAAGTTATTGTCGCTCTCTTTTTGGCGCGATGAAGCTGCTGTCATCGCGTGGCGCAATCTGGAAATGCATCGAGCGGCGCAAGCGCAAGGGCGTGCCAGTATTTTCCAAGACTACCGTATTCGTGTCGCGTCGGTGATGCGTGACTATGGCATGCAAGAACGAGTCGAAGCGCCGCACGATAGTGTGCATTTCCACGGTGGCACAGCATGA
- the rnpA gene encoding ribonuclease P protein component, which yields MTNLTASTSMQDHAQFQLSGGSFTREQRILKTDEFSSVFRLRPVQRSTHFVLYARSNQFDHARLGVVAAKRFAPRAITRNMIKRITREVFRQLALSNVDCVVRLSKPVNSKQGPATTAALKRILRAEMLQLFQAQRHNLAKLAEAARTSKQINEAMPSSLTVTKTTEQGA from the coding sequence GTGACTAATTTGACTGCCTCGACTTCTATGCAAGACCACGCTCAGTTTCAGTTGTCCGGCGGTAGTTTTACGCGGGAACAACGAATTCTTAAAACGGATGAGTTCTCATCCGTTTTTCGTTTGCGGCCCGTGCAACGCAGCACTCATTTTGTGTTGTATGCGCGCAGCAATCAATTTGATCATGCCCGTCTTGGGGTCGTTGCGGCCAAGCGTTTTGCGCCGCGCGCGATTACGCGCAATATGATCAAACGCATCACGCGCGAAGTCTTTCGCCAATTGGCACTCAGCAATGTTGATTGCGTAGTGCGCCTCTCCAAACCCGTCAATAGCAAGCAAGGCCCAGCCACCACGGCGGCGCTCAAACGCATTTTACGTGCTGAAATGCTGCAATTATTTCAAGCGCAACGCCACAACTTGGCCAAGCTTGCCGAAGCTGCACGCACCTCGAAGCAGATCAATGAGGCAATGCCGAGCTCCTTAACCGTGACCAAGACGACGGAGCAGGGTGCATGA
- the hppD gene encoding 4-hydroxyphenylpyruvate dioxygenase produces the protein MTQANPLNLRGIEFTEFCGPSAEHLEKLFWAFGFSKLRQHPSKDISYFRQNDIHFLINNERQGFSAAFAKKHGPSICSMGWRVDNAALALEEAVKRGARAVADSDKDHAYPAVYGIGESVIYFIEPTSTGASIYERDFAALASPLIQADKGFLTVDHLTNNVPFGEQEKWASFYKEIFGFTEVRYFDIQGAKTGLTSYALRSPDGSFCIPINQPKNEQDQIAEYLRDYNGPGVQHLAFLTTDILHSLDQLDGSDIETLDIDDDYYADVFQRVPNVRQDHARIAQHQVLVDGDDDGYLLQIFTKNIIGPIFIEIIQRENNLSFGEGNFGALFRSIEKDQERRGVI, from the coding sequence ATGACACAAGCGAATCCTCTCAATCTGCGCGGTATCGAATTCACTGAATTCTGCGGCCCTTCGGCAGAACACTTAGAAAAATTGTTTTGGGCTTTTGGTTTCTCCAAATTGCGCCAACATCCTAGCAAAGACATCAGCTATTTCCGCCAGAACGATATTCACTTCCTCATCAACAATGAGCGTCAAGGATTCTCCGCTGCATTCGCGAAAAAGCACGGTCCTTCGATTTGCTCTATGGGCTGGCGCGTGGACAATGCCGCTCTCGCGCTCGAAGAGGCGGTGAAACGCGGTGCGCGCGCTGTTGCCGACAGCGATAAAGATCACGCCTATCCAGCGGTCTACGGCATTGGCGAAAGTGTGATTTATTTCATCGAACCAACTTCCACCGGTGCTTCTATTTACGAGCGCGACTTCGCAGCACTCGCGTCGCCACTGATTCAAGCTGATAAAGGCTTCTTGACGGTCGACCATTTGACCAATAACGTCCCGTTCGGTGAGCAAGAAAAATGGGCTAGCTTCTACAAAGAGATTTTTGGTTTCACCGAAGTGCGTTACTTCGATATTCAAGGCGCGAAAACTGGTTTGACCAGCTACGCTTTGCGTTCACCGGATGGCAGTTTCTGCATCCCTATCAATCAACCGAAGAACGAGCAAGATCAAATTGCAGAGTATCTGCGCGACTACAACGGTCCGGGCGTACAGCATTTGGCTTTCTTGACGACGGATATTTTGCACTCACTCGATCAACTCGACGGCAGTGATATTGAAACTCTCGACATCGATGACGACTACTATGCTGACGTGTTCCAACGTGTGCCCAATGTGCGTCAAGACCATGCTCGCATCGCCCAGCATCAAGTGTTAGTCGACGGCGATGATGATGGTTACTTGCTGCAAATCTTCACTAAAAACATCATCGGCCCTATCTTCATTGAAATCATCCAACGCGAAAATAATTTGAGTTTCGGCGAAGGTAATTTCGGTGCTTTATTCCGTTCCATCGAAAAAGATCAGGAACGTCGCGGTGTAATTTAA
- a CDS encoding LysR family transcriptional regulator — MSLDLNFMLALDTVVREGSVAKAALRLHRAQSAISYQIKQLEQQLGLSLLDRDGYRVKLTSAGEVILNEGRRLLIQANQLEHLAREFNQAWEAKLLVIVDGILPLQTILKALKDLAEEGAPTRVQVKVEFLRGVQHRFETEKADLMIVKDYVAHPHLHAENLQEIECVLCVAPEHALASMKKVSLAQLQEHTELSVQDSSQSGNDEHVFGSERVFYLDGFFAKKEALLMGLGYGWMPSFLVKDELKKRKLVEVKFEEGSRYRFVPRMVHHRDQALGRAGRRLAELLRAEA; from the coding sequence ATGAGCCTGGACCTTAATTTCATGTTGGCACTCGATACCGTGGTGCGCGAAGGCAGCGTGGCAAAGGCCGCTTTGCGTTTGCATCGAGCTCAATCAGCAATTAGTTATCAAATTAAACAGCTAGAGCAGCAGCTGGGCTTGAGCTTGCTCGATCGTGATGGCTACCGCGTCAAATTGACCTCGGCTGGCGAAGTGATCTTGAACGAAGGACGTCGCCTCTTAATTCAAGCGAACCAACTCGAACACTTAGCGCGTGAGTTTAATCAAGCCTGGGAAGCGAAGTTACTGGTGATCGTTGATGGCATTTTGCCCCTGCAGACGATTTTGAAAGCGTTGAAAGACTTGGCGGAGGAAGGAGCGCCGACCCGCGTGCAAGTCAAAGTGGAATTCTTACGCGGTGTGCAGCATCGCTTCGAAACCGAAAAAGCCGATTTGATGATCGTGAAAGATTATGTGGCGCATCCGCATTTACATGCAGAGAATTTACAAGAAATCGAATGTGTTTTGTGTGTCGCACCAGAACATGCCTTGGCGAGTATGAAAAAAGTCAGCCTCGCCCAATTGCAGGAACACACGGAATTATCGGTGCAAGACTCCAGTCAAAGCGGCAATGATGAACACGTGTTTGGCAGTGAACGCGTGTTCTATTTGGATGGTTTTTTCGCTAAGAAGGAGGCCTTATTGATGGGACTCGGTTATGGGTGGATGCCGAGTTTCTTGGTCAAAGACGAACTGAAGAAACGAAAGCTGGTCGAAGTCAAATTCGAAGAAGGCTCGCGTTATCGATTTGTGCCGCGCATGGTCCACCATCGGGATCAGGCTCTCGGGCGAGCAGGCCGCCGTCTTGCCGAGTTACTCCGTGCAGAAGCTTAA
- the yidC gene encoding membrane protein insertase YidC, whose protein sequence is MDIKRTFLWVIFTMSLVLLWDKWMQHTGKNSMFFPKPVAQQTQAASASASASANATAASAAAVSTPTATTTAADGTVTPVKSETITITTDVVKADIDTIGGEIKRLELLKYADSVDAKKNVVLFDHTADRTYAAQTGLIGAKGLDHHAGYIALPGNRDIGNGNEISLVLETQSEGVKLTKTYTFKKGDYVIGVKHELTNNTNAPIAPSLYLQLIHDGTKPKSGGMFSGTTEFYAPALYTEEKFFQKLSFEDIEKRANKAKETKKPDVPDHPTSANNGWVSIIQHFFVSAFILDEKVEREVFTKKVAETENLYAIGNVVKYPTVAPGQTAAITARLYSGPQETATLEKIAPGLDLVKDYWKLSMLAKPMFWLMELIHKFIGNWGWTIVLFTIGIKLALFPLSAAGFRSMAKMKVLTPKMTALKEKYKNEPQKLNQAMMELYKTEKINPLGGCLPMLIQMPIFLALYWVLQASVEMRGAPWVGWITDLTQPDPWFILPVLYAISMYITTKLNPAPADPIQAKMMLFMPLMFSVMFIFFPSGLVLYWVVNNILSIAQQWVINNKIVPPEHRS, encoded by the coding sequence ATGGATATCAAGCGTACCTTCCTGTGGGTCATCTTCACGATGTCGCTCGTCCTGCTATGGGACAAATGGATGCAACATACGGGCAAGAACTCAATGTTTTTCCCGAAACCTGTAGCCCAACAAACTCAAGCAGCGAGCGCTTCCGCCTCTGCTAGTGCTAATGCAACTGCTGCCAGTGCTGCTGCAGTAAGCACACCAACGGCGACCACTACAGCGGCTGATGGCACAGTGACGCCAGTTAAGAGTGAAACCATCACGATTACAACAGACGTTGTGAAAGCGGACATCGATACCATCGGCGGTGAAATCAAACGCTTGGAATTGTTGAAGTACGCCGATAGCGTGGATGCGAAGAAGAATGTGGTCTTGTTTGATCATACAGCTGACCGTACTTATGCTGCGCAAACGGGTTTGATCGGCGCAAAAGGACTCGATCATCACGCTGGATACATTGCTTTGCCTGGCAACCGAGATATCGGCAATGGCAACGAAATTAGTCTCGTATTAGAAACCCAGTCTGAAGGCGTCAAGTTGACAAAGACCTACACCTTCAAAAAAGGTGACTATGTCATTGGTGTAAAACACGAACTGACTAACAATACAAATGCACCAATTGCCCCGTCTTTATATCTGCAACTAATACACGACGGTACCAAACCCAAATCTGGCGGCATGTTCTCAGGAACGACTGAGTTCTATGCGCCTGCACTTTACACAGAAGAAAAATTCTTCCAAAAACTTTCGTTCGAAGACATCGAAAAGCGCGCAAACAAAGCCAAGGAAACGAAAAAACCTGATGTACCAGATCACCCAACTAGCGCCAACAACGGATGGGTTTCAATCATTCAACATTTCTTCGTATCTGCTTTCATCTTGGATGAAAAAGTAGAACGCGAAGTTTTCACCAAAAAGGTCGCTGAGACTGAAAACCTGTACGCCATCGGTAACGTCGTTAAGTACCCAACCGTCGCCCCAGGCCAAACTGCAGCAATTACGGCCCGCTTGTATTCCGGCCCACAAGAAACAGCCACTCTGGAAAAAATCGCACCAGGCTTGGATTTGGTCAAAGACTATTGGAAGCTCTCCATGCTCGCCAAACCGATGTTCTGGCTGATGGAATTGATCCATAAATTCATCGGTAACTGGGGTTGGACGATTGTTTTGTTCACGATCGGTATCAAACTCGCCTTATTCCCACTGTCTGCTGCTGGTTTCCGTAGTATGGCTAAGATGAAAGTACTGACACCAAAAATGACAGCGCTCAAAGAGAAATACAAGAACGAACCACAGAAGCTCAATCAAGCCATGATGGAGCTCTACAAAACTGAAAAGATCAATCCGCTTGGTGGTTGCTTGCCAATGTTGATCCAGATGCCGATCTTCTTGGCTTTGTACTGGGTCTTGCAAGCCTCCGTCGAAATGCGTGGCGCACCATGGGTGGGTTGGATCACCGATTTGACGCAGCCTGATCCATGGTTCATCTTGCCAGTTTTGTACGCAATCTCGATGTACATCACCACCAAACTGAACCCAGCGCCAGCGGATCCGATTCAAGCGAAGATGATGTTGTTCATGCCATTGATGTTCTCGGTCATGTTCATCTTCTTCCCATCTGGCTTGGTCTTGTACTGGGTGGTCAACAATATTTTGTCGATTGCTCAGCAATGGGTCATCAATAACAAGATCGTGCCACCAGAACACCGCAGCTAA
- a CDS encoding DUF4286 family protein — protein sequence MVFYEVSVEVRADLREAFVHYMRSKHLPEILATGCFRHIRFDQASDTLFRSCYQAETEADFQRYLEQHAPAMRADFMQHFPEGCTPSRVVFKDLFSLHA from the coding sequence ATGGTTTTTTATGAAGTCAGCGTCGAGGTGCGCGCCGATCTGCGCGAGGCTTTCGTGCACTATATGCGCAGCAAACATCTGCCCGAAATTCTGGCGACAGGATGTTTTCGCCATATCCGTTTTGATCAAGCCAGCGACACGCTATTCCGCAGCTGTTATCAAGCCGAGACAGAAGCTGATTTTCAACGTTATCTCGAACAGCACGCGCCAGCCATGCGTGCCGATTTTATGCAGCATTTTCCGGAAGGCTGTACGCCAAGCCGTGTCGTGTTTAAGGATTTATTTAGTCTGCATGCCTAA
- a CDS encoding ArsR/SmtB family transcription factor: MDAKTSELQLAAVAAAIAEPARASMLCALLDQRARTATELATLADISASTASSHLAKLREQNLISMVAQGKHRYFQLQGPEVAQVLEALMNLAAPARPRFKPNTPSRLQRARTCYDHMAGEIAVRMHDYFLQQGYFETNQDDVNLYHLSEAGRVFFENLGVTCSIDNHLSAQPTKNKSRRRFACACLDWSERRPHLGGAFGAQLLQFLIQQAWVERELDSRALSITRKGERQFAKWLGEA, translated from the coding sequence ATGGATGCCAAAACGAGTGAACTTCAATTAGCGGCCGTTGCTGCCGCCATCGCTGAGCCTGCACGGGCGAGCATGCTCTGTGCCTTGCTCGATCAACGCGCCCGCACTGCCACTGAACTCGCAACGCTCGCCGATATTTCAGCGTCCACCGCCAGTAGCCATCTCGCCAAGCTACGCGAGCAAAACTTAATCAGCATGGTGGCGCAAGGCAAGCATCGTTATTTCCAATTGCAGGGGCCCGAGGTTGCACAAGTCTTAGAAGCCCTGATGAATTTGGCTGCGCCGGCACGTCCGCGTTTTAAACCAAACACGCCTTCGCGACTACAAAGAGCGCGAACTTGCTATGACCATATGGCAGGTGAGATCGCCGTGCGCATGCATGATTATTTTTTGCAGCAAGGCTATTTTGAAACGAATCAAGACGATGTCAATCTGTATCATTTGAGTGAAGCAGGTCGAGTCTTTTTTGAAAATCTAGGAGTCACCTGTAGCATCGACAATCATCTTAGTGCGCAGCCAACAAAAAACAAGAGTCGACGTCGTTTTGCTTGTGCCTGTCTCGATTGGAGTGAACGCCGTCCGCACCTCGGTGGTGCTTTCGGCGCGCAACTGCTGCAGTTCTTGATTCAACAAGCATGGGTCGAGCGTGAGCTTGATAGTCGCGCGCTCAGCATTACCCGCAAAGGTGAGCGCCAGTTCGCCAAGTGGTTGGGCGAAGCATAA
- a CDS encoding DUF6058 family natural product biosynthesis protein — protein sequence MSPQTQHYLDQFYISDLDLMQAWSVAREEFDHLLSEGVLASPSYWIHAGRLHSVVFGDLEASDLADQQFFHRDLREDMQARFVYWREHGVAATLAHFEQRFKQHCLAALLNWQQQRWPLQDCTNDDGERCESALQERANKYWDYLQQGIFGLCVQQAGSVSHIVEKELLQERLSLLYQSQTELAESTSASSEEPSFAQTKSCSSASTIAELQTNYARACMPFSPVEYPRSSRYRLLELLQSESV from the coding sequence ATGAGTCCGCAAACACAACACTATCTTGATCAGTTTTATATCAGCGATTTGGACTTGATGCAGGCATGGTCTGTTGCGCGTGAAGAATTCGATCATCTATTGTCAGAGGGTGTGTTGGCGAGCCCCAGTTATTGGATCCACGCGGGACGTTTGCATTCGGTGGTATTCGGTGATTTGGAAGCCAGCGACCTCGCTGACCAACAATTCTTTCATCGCGATTTACGAGAGGATATGCAAGCGCGTTTCGTGTATTGGCGAGAACACGGCGTCGCTGCAACCCTTGCCCATTTTGAGCAGCGTTTCAAGCAGCACTGTCTTGCTGCGTTACTCAATTGGCAGCAACAGCGTTGGCCTTTGCAGGATTGTACGAATGATGATGGCGAGCGATGTGAGTCCGCTCTACAAGAACGTGCGAACAAGTATTGGGATTATCTACAGCAAGGCATTTTCGGATTGTGCGTACAACAGGCGGGGTCTGTCTCGCACATCGTCGAGAAAGAACTACTGCAAGAGCGCCTTAGTTTGCTTTACCAATCTCAAACGGAGTTGGCGGAATCGACCAGCGCAAGTTCGGAAGAGCCAAGCTTTGCGCAGACGAAGTCATGCTCTTCAGCATCGACCATCGCGGAGTTACAAACGAATTATGCGCGAGCGTGCATGCCATTCTCGCCAGTGGAATATCCACGCAGTAGTCGATATCGCTTGTTGGAGCTGCTTCAGAGCGAATCAGTTTGA